The genome window GCCTGCGCCTTCGCCACGATCGCCCACTTCACCATCGCCTGGGGGCCGCTGGTGGGCTGGTTCCCGCCCTACAGCCCCGAGTTCGGCATGGGGAGTCACGAGGCGGTCGGCTCGGCCGGCGTCCACGCCGTCGCGTTTCTCGCGGTCGCGCTGTTGTCGCGCCGGCTGGCCGCCGAGGTGCAGGCCGGGCGCGACGAGCTGCAGGAACTGGGCGAGCTGCACCGCCGCATCGTCGACAACGTGTCTTCCGGCCTGCTCACGGTGACTCGCGCGGGGCTGATCTCGTCGTTCAACCAGGAGGCCGAGCGCATCACGGGCTTCACGGCGCCGCAGATGCTGGGCACGCCGCTGGTGGAGCTGTTTCCGACGCTGGGGCCGATCGATGCGAGCGAGCGCCAGCGGCGCATCCAGCTCGAGTATCTCGATCGCTCCGGCCGCACGCTGCACCTGGGCATGTCGCTCTCCTGGCTGCGCAACGCGCGCGGCGAACCCGACGGCGCGATCCTGATCTTCCAGGACCTGACTCACCTGGTCGAGATGGAGGAGCAGCTGCGCAAGGGCGAGCGGCTGGGCGCGATCGGGCAGCTCGCGGCCGGCCTGGCGCACGAGATCCGCAACCCGCTGGCCTCGCTCTCGGGAGCGGTCGAGCTCCTGGCCGCCGACCTGCCCGCGGGCGACCGCCACTCACAGACCCTGTCCCAGATCGTACAGCGCGAGACCGCGCGCCTGAATCGGCTGGTGAGCGACTTTCTCACCTACGCGCGGCCGGGCCCCGGCCGCAGCGAGCCGGTGGCGCTCCTGGCGCTGTTCGAGGAGCTCGCGCAGCTCGTCACGCGCGACGCGTCGCTCGGCATCGAGGTGAGACTCGACGTGCCCGCTGGCCTCGCCGCGCTGGGCAATCCCGACCAGCTGCGCCAGGTGTTCTGGAACCTGGTGCTGAACGCGGCCCAGAGCGAGCCGGCCGATCGCGCAGTGCA of Myxococcota bacterium contains these proteins:
- a CDS encoding ATP-binding protein; the encoded protein is MRARARHGAIPANAFATRLVALAAILIFAVLAQLRGGGVYSSSVLSALYGLVLAGFLLACAYGALAAWSPWKRLHVLELTGDAALISGFVYCSGGPRSIFGFLFVIWIVYAALTLGSRSAMLACAFATIAHFTIAWGPLVGWFPPYSPEFGMGSHEAVGSAGVHAVAFLAVALLSRRLAAEVQAGRDELQELGELHRRIVDNVSSGLLTVTRAGLISSFNQEAERITGFTAPQMLGTPLVELFPTLGPIDASERQRRIQLEYLDRSGRTLHLGMSLSWLRNARGEPDGAILIFQDLTHLVEMEEQLRKGERLGAIGQLAAGLAHEIRNPLASLSGAVELLAADLPAGDRHSQTLSQIVQRETARLNRLVSDFLTYARPGPGRSEPVALLALFEELAQLVTRDASLGIEVRLDVPAGLAALGNPDQLRQVFWNLVLNAAQSEPADRAVHVRARAAEGKVEVAIEDRGCGIDPEVRDRLFEPFYTTKPKGTGLGLATVHRVVEAHGGQIGITSAPGRGTTVRVVLPSPP